The following proteins come from a genomic window of bacterium:
- a CDS encoding DMT family protein — protein sequence MKHLYLTIGFLCCSNIFMTFAWYGHLKNLNHKTWIFAALISWGIALFEYLLQVPANRIGHQVMSVGQLKILQEIITLTVFIPFSIFFMKEKITQDYIFAGLCLLGAIFFMFRVKIFGV from the coding sequence ATGAAACATCTGTATTTAACAATAGGTTTTCTTTGCTGCAGTAATATATTTATGACTTTTGCTTGGTATGGTCATCTTAAAAATTTAAACCATAAAACATGGATATTTGCGGCGCTTATCAGTTGGGGAATAGCGCTTTTTGAATATTTATTGCAGGTACCCGCAAACAGAATTGGACATCAGGTTATGAGTGTTGGGCAACTAAAGATTCTTCAGGAAATAATCACATTAACTGTCTTTATCCCATTTTCAATCTTTTTTATGAAAGAGAAAATTACACAAGATTATATTTTTGCCGGATTATGCTTGCTCGGCGCCATATTTTTTATGTTCAGGGTAAAAATATTCGGAGTATAA
- a CDS encoding class I SAM-dependent methyltransferase, whose protein sequence is MKQWYEELFENYAEKYDKEVFTRGTVGECDFIEREVNYDKTAKILDIGCGTGRHSIELSKRGYAVTGIDLSESQLQRARLKASGQSLKIDFQKHDARAPHFSNAFDLAIMLCEGGFSLMETDEMNFQILQNAARALKDNGKLIFTTLNGLFPLFHSVNEFYESEQKEGQSQCKGCSFDLMTFRDYNTVVLEDDSGRKRELKCNERYYVPSEITWLLKTLGYKKIDIFGSKLGAFSRNDALTTKDFEMLVVAEK, encoded by the coding sequence ATGAAACAATGGTATGAAGAATTATTTGAGAATTATGCTGAAAAGTATGATAAAGAAGTGTTCACCAGAGGGACAGTCGGAGAATGCGATTTTATTGAGAGGGAAGTCAACTATGACAAAACAGCGAAAATACTTGATATCGGATGCGGAACAGGACGGCATTCGATAGAGCTGTCCAAAAGAGGCTACGCTGTTACCGGAATCGATTTATCCGAATCACAGTTACAGCGCGCCAGATTAAAAGCGTCCGGGCAGTCGCTTAAAATCGATTTTCAAAAGCATGACGCAAGAGCCCCGCATTTTTCAAATGCCTTTGATTTAGCGATTATGTTGTGCGAAGGCGGGTTTTCTCTTATGGAAACAGACGAGATGAACTTCCAAATCCTGCAAAACGCCGCAAGGGCGTTAAAAGACAACGGGAAGTTGATATTCACAACATTAAACGGATTGTTCCCGCTGTTTCATTCTGTCAATGAATTCTATGAGTCGGAGCAGAAAGAAGGCCAGTCCCAGTGTAAGGGGTGCTCTTTTGATCTGATGACTTTCCGTGATTATAACACCGTTGTTCTTGAGGACGATTCTGGCAGAAAAAGGGAGCTTAAGTGCAACGAACGTTATTATGTGCCCAGCGAGATAACGTGGCTTTTAAAGACGCTAGGATATAAAAAAATCGATATCTTTGGTTCAAAACTCGGAGCTTTCAGCCGGAATGACGCTTTAACGACTAAAGACTTTGAAATGTTGGTGGTAGCGGAAAAGTAA